GACTGGAACAGTTCACGCAGCGTCTGAACATCTCTTGCCTCGACAGCGCTCCAGTCTCCTCCCTGCGGTCACGGACACGACATTGAACCATGCGGGTCGAAGAGCGCGCCAAATCAGCCCTTCGCGGCAGACCTGGCAGATGCGCCCCAAAGCAGGCAGTCTGCCAGGCTGCTCCTCACCCTGGCCGGCCCGACTCAACGGCCACCAGGCCCGCCAGATCAACGATGTTCCCGCTTCTCTCCCCCCGTTGCTGTCATGTGATACGATAGGAAAGCCTGTTCTGTCGCTCCCTGTCCTTCTGCAGAGCTGGCGGAACAGCAGAGCAGACCGGACAGCAGGGCTTGAGCAATCCCACAGAATCAACGGAGTAGACGGGTAAGCATTTATCCGCTCAGTATCAGCTTTACAACGGACCCGCTCGCTCCTGACTGAGAGCATCTCTCTCTGACCCAGAGTGCCCAGTGCCAAGCAGACAGGCAGGCAGGTCAGACTCTTCCTTTCCTGGCCCTTCTCAAAAGAACAAGACAAGTGGGGAGGCATTTCAATCAGTGAGATTCTTTTTCGGGGAGGCAACCTGATGGCCGATCAGATTGAGCAGCAGAATGGGCCGACCGGCGTCGAGCCGAGCCAGGAGGCAAGTAGCAGAGCACACGAGAGTGAGAAACTAGCCGCGCGCGTGGCAGAGTTGCGCCGTCGCATAGAAGAGGCTAACTATCAGTATTACGTTCTCGACAACCCCACACTGACCGACGCAGAATACGATCAATTAATGCAGGAGCTGCGACGCATCGAGGAGGAGCATCCCGAGCTGCAGACGCCCGACTCGCCGACTCAGCGTGTTGGAGCGGCGCCGCTCCCTGAAGTGCGGCAGCACCGTCATCCCGTTCCTATGCTGAGTCTGGCCAACGCCCGCAGCGAAGAAGAGCTACTGGCCTGGCACCGGCGTGCGCAGAACATCTTGCCTCATGCCACCTTTGAGTATGTTTGCGAGCTGAAAATCGACGGGCTGGCTATGGCACTGACCTACGAACAAGGACGACTGACCGTGGGAGCCACGCGGGGTGACGGCCTCGTCGGCGAGGACTGGACCCCCAACGTGCGCACCATTCGCAGCATTCCTCAGCGTTTGCGTGACACCAACCCACCGCCGCGGGTCGAGGTACGTGGCGAGATCTACATGACTATTGAAAGCTTTGAAAAGCTCAACGCCTCACTTACCCGCGAGAAACTCTTTGCCAACCCGCGCAACGCTGCCGCTGGTTCGCTCCGTCAGAAAGATCCGCGCATCACCGCCGAGCGCAACCTCGACTTCTTCGGCTACCAGATTGGCTATATCGAGGGTCGTAACCTGAGCACGCACTGGGAGGCCCTGCAGCTGATCACCGAATGGGGCTTCCCGGTTAACCCCCACAATCGGCGGGCGCGGGACCTCGACGAGGTGCTGCAGTATTGCCGTGAATGGGAGCAGAAGCGTTTTGAGCTGCCCTACGAAATTGATGGAGTTGTCATTAAGATCAATGATCTCGCCCAACAGCAGGAGCTGGGTTATGTTGGACGAGAGCCGCGCTGGGCCATCGCCTTCAAATATCCTCCCATCCAGGTCGCCACACGCCTGCTAGATATCCGTATCAACATCGGGCGCACCGGCTCGGTCAATCCCTGGGCCGTGCTGGAGCCGATCAACATCCGTGGTGTGACGGTCTCGCGAGCCACACTGCACAACGAACAAGACATTCTGCGCAAAGACCTGCGCATCGGCGACTGGGTTATTGTGCAGCGCGCTGGCGAGGTCATCCCCCAGGTAGTCAAGCCCATCGTCGAGCGGCGCACCGGCGAAGAACGCCCCTACACCCCGATCGAACGCTGCCCTGTCTGTGAGACGCCCATCATGCGTCTGCCGGACGAGGCCATTGCCTATTGCCCGAACACGGACTGTCCGGCACGCCTACTGGAGAGCGTCATCCATTTCGCCTCGAAGGGGGCAATGGACCTGGAGACAATCGGCGAGAAGCAGTGTGAGCAATTGGTCAAAGCAGGCTATATTCAAACGGTCGCAGACTTCTACGACCTGACGCGCGAGCAGCTGCTCAAGCTGGAAGGCGTCAAGGAGAAGAGCGCCGACAACATGCTTAAGGCCATCGAGGCCAGTAAGAAGCGTCCTTTCTGGCGCTTGCTCTTTGGTCTCAACATCCGCTATATCGGCGAAAAAACGGCCCAACTCATCGCCGAGCACTTCGGTTCTATGGACCGCCTGCTGACAGCCAGCGAAGAAGAGATTATGGCAATCCCCGGCGTAGGACCGAAGAGCGCTCACAGCCTCTATACCTGGCTCCAGCAGGAGAAGAATCGCCAGCTTATAGAACGCCTACGCCAGGCCGGCGTCAACATGGCCAGCGAAGAACGTCCTGGCGGACCGCTGGCTGGCCAGTCCTTCCTCTTCACTGGCAAACTAAGCCATTTGACCCGTCCACAGGCCGAGGAGGCTGTGCGCCAGCTCGGCGGGACCGTCGCCAGCGGCGTCACACGTTCGTTGACCCATCTGGTTGTGGGCGAAGATCCCGGTTCCAAGCTAGAGAAGGCCCAGCGCGCCGGCGCGCAGATTCACGACGAACAATGGTTCCTAGACCTGCTACGCCAGCATGGCCTTCAGGTCTAGCCTGGCAAGGCTGGAACTCAGGAGCGGGGGGGGCCGGCCTGACGAGAAGGCAGATCAGCGGGCCGCTCCCGCCAGGCCAGAGCAGTGCAGTGGGAGCGGCTCGGAATGCGACCGCCTCGCGAGCCACTCCCGCTTTTCTTCTCCTCCAGCTCTGCCACTCCACTGCCAGGCACCTGCTGGAGCCTGGACTTAGACGTAGTGCATCTCCAGATAGCGAGCGCGCAGCTGATGCACGGCCTCACGCACCTGCTTACCGCGGATCGCATCGTGAATCAGCTGGGCTAGCTCTCCCATCGCTCGCTCATCCATGCCAAAACGTGTCATCTCCTGCACGCCAATGCGCAGGCCCGAAGGATTGCGTGGGTCAGCATCACCAGGCAGCATATTATAGTTCACGATGAGATCGTTGGCCTCCAAACGCCTGGCTACCTCAACACCACCCCCCCAGGCAGCAACATTGACCGCAATCATGTGGCTGCGCGTGTAGCCAAACTCGCGCGCCTCCACCGGCGTGCCCAGCTCATCAAGGGCCTGGCCCAGAGCCTGCGCGTTGCGCACAATCTGGGCCGCATATTCGCGCCCGTAGCGTTTCATCTCGCGGGTCGCCACGAGCAGGGCCGGTAGTGAGAAGAGATGATGGTTGCTTGAAGAGCCAGGGAAGACCCCGCGATCCGCAGGCGGCCAGTACTTCTTTGCCGTCTCCTCGTCCATGTTTCCCAGAATCACCCCGCGCTGCGGTCCAGGAAAGGTCTTGTGCGTGCTGCCGGTCATCCAGGTGGCCCCTTCCTGCAGCGGCGATTGGAACTGGCCCCCAGCGATCAGGCCGAGGACATGAGCGCCATCGTAGAGAACCGGAATATCCCTGGTCTTGCAAAAGGCCGCTACCTCCGCCACCGGCTCGGGGAAGAGGAAGAGGCTCTTGCCCATGACGACGATCTGTGGCTTCACGCGGTCAATCAACTCGAGCGTCTTCTGAGCATCGACATGATAGCGATCCTCAGTAAGGGGGAGATAGTGGAGATTGATAGCTTGAGACCCACCCACCTTCAGCGATTGCCCGCGCGCCTGAATACGCCGCCCGAAGACCCCCACGGCACCGTGGCTGATATGGCCCCCGGCATCGGTCGAATTCACCACAATCGTATCGCCGCCGCGCAGGAAACCGAGCGCGATTGCTGTATTGGCCGCATTGCCACTGATGGGACGGACATCCGCCTGCTTGGCCCCAAAAAGATCACATATCTCATCCCGCGCCATGCGCTCTATCTCGTCGATATAGCGCGTTCCCTGATAGTAGCGATTGATGCGCTCGCCCTCATTAGGATGGCCTTCGGCATAGCGTCCCATGAAATCAGAATTCTGCACACGGCGCACCGCAGAGCTGGGGGTATTCTCACTGGCGATCAGATTGATGCACTCCCTCTGGCGCCAGTGCTCTTGCTTGGCAAGAATAGCCTCAATGTCACTGATATCAACCGTCATCAGTATTCCTCCTCCCGCACAGGCAGTTTAGCGTCTGGCAGCCGGCCTATCGGGCAGCCGTTTCGTCTGGCTGATCGAGTGACCGACGAAGAGCAGACCCGCCGAGCGATCAAGCAAGCATCAAAAGAAATAGGGCTCGCGCCATAGAAAGAGCGCCGTGGCTCGGCTCCTTGGGTTTGGTCTGCCGGGGCCGTGGTGATCAGAGGTTGACCGAAGCCAAACCACCAGCCCCCTCCCTGTCATCCGGCTCGTTTGAGTGTGGCAGACCTTCCCCTGCAGGGAGCGAGCCAGCAAGCGAGCAAGGGCAACTGTGAGTGACTGGCAGACCGACCTGAGCTGATCATGCGCAACGCTGGCGGGTTTAGTGTAGCATGGCCTCCGGCGTCTGTAAATGGCTGCAGCCTCTCTCTGGCCAGGCTGCACGGTGCTCGCCCGGTCATTCAGATGCAGCCCTGAGCGCGCATTGCGACAATAAGCTGAACAAAAGATGAGAGAAAGTGAACCCCGATCGTCTTCAAACAGCATTGAACAAAGATGGCGATCCTGTTATACTACCACCATAGAAAGGAGAAGCGTCGCGTCTGCGCTTGCAAAAGAACGTAATACGCATGGAAAGGAGGGGCGGCATTCTGCACCTCGCAGCCAGGAGCGATCCTGGTAGGGGTTCTGCCGCAACGTTTTCATGAAGGTCTACACGGCAGAACAGATTCGCAATGTAGCGCTGATCTCGCATGTAGGAGCGGGCAAGACGTCGCTGGTGGATGCCGCGCTCTATGACAGCGGAGCCGTGACCAGGCAGGGGAAAGTGGATGAGCGGACGTCGGCGGTCGATTCGGACCCGGAGGAGTTGAAGCGAGGCATGTCCCTCCACGCCAAGCCGGTACCGGTGGAATGGCGAGGCCAGAAGCTGAATCTGATCGACACGCCGGGTTATCCCGACTTCGTCGGTGAAGTGAAAGCAGCGCTGCGCGTGGCTGATGCAGCCTTAATCGTAACGACAGCGGAGAAAGGGGTCGAAGTGGGCACCGAACTTACCTGGCAGTACGCCGATGAGCGCCGGCTGCCACGCATGGTCCTGGTCAACAAGCTGGACCGCGAGAACACCTCGTTCGAGCAGACGCTGGAGGCCCTACGGGCACGCTTCGGTCTTAAGGTGGTTCCTCTGCAGATCCCCATCGGAAGCCAATCGAACTTCAAAGGAGTGGTCGACCTCGTCTCCCGTCGCGGCTTCACGTTCGAGGGCGGTAACAAGGTTCAGGAGGTTACTATTCCCCCCGACCTGCAGGATCAGGTCACCGCTTTCCGTGAGCAGCTGATCGAATCAGCGGTCGAGAACGATGAAGCTCTGATGGATAAGTTTCTCGAAGGTGAGGAGCTGAGCGAGGAGGAGCTGCGTACGCTGGTGCGCCAGGGAACGGTAAGCGGTGAGTTGGTGCCCGTGGTGTGCGCGTCCGCGCTAAGGAATATTGGGGTGCAGACCGCACTTGATGCGCTTCTCGACTATCTGCCGAGCGCCGCCGAGGCCCTACCGGAAGAAGTTCGGGCCCTGGGTGAGACGCCGGCTCTCTTTATCTTTAAGACCGCTGCCGCTCAGGTCGGCACGATCTCGCTCTTCCGCGTCTATAGCGGCACGCTGAAGGCCGACAGCCATGTCTTCAATGTGCAAACGCATGCCGAGGAGCGCATCGGCCAGTTGATCATTCCTCGCGGCAAGGCTCAGGAGAGTACGACGGAGATCGCCGCTGGCGACATTGGAGGAGTGGCCAAGCTCACCAATACCCATACGGGCGATACGCTTGTGGGAAGCAAAGAGATCACCACTGCCCTGGAGCCGATCCAATTCCCCGAGCCGTGCTTTACGGTGGCGGTCTTCCCTAAGAGCAAGGCCGATCTCGATAAGATGAGTAATGCCCTGACGCGCCTGGTCGAGGAGGATCATACGCTGCGGGTAACCCGCGATCCAGAGACGGGCGAAACCCGGATCTCGGGCATGGGCGAGACCCATATCCAGGTCGCCGTCGATATGATTAAGCGTCGCTTCGGTATCGACCTGGAGGTGCGCGATATCCATATCGCTTACCGCGAGACGATTCGCCGTAAGGCACGTGCTAATGGACGCCACAAGCGCCAGACCGGTGGTCATGGCCAGTTTGGCGATGTCTGGCTGGAGATTGAGCCGCTGCCCATTGGTGGTCCCGACACCTTCATTTTTGAAGACCGCATCGTGGGTGGCGTTGTTCCCAGTCAGTTCATCCCTGGTGTTGAAAAGGGCGTGCGCGAATCGTTAAAGCGAGGTTTCATCTCGGGCAATCCGATGGTCTACGTCAAAGTGGCCCTGGTTGATGGCAAATACCACCCGGTCGATTCCTCCGCCCAGTCGTTTGAGATTGCCGCCTCAATCTGCATGCAGGAGGCCGTGCCCCAGGCCAGCCCCACGATCCTGGAGCCGGTGATGAACGTGACAGTGATCGTGCCCGAGCTGATGATGGGCGATGTGATGAGCGATATCAATACGAAGCGAGGGCGTGTGTTGGGTATGGAGCGCCTTGGCAACGGCATGCAGAAGATTATCGCTCAGGTCCCCCAGGCGGAAATGCTCCACTACGCGACAGACCTGCGTTCCCTCACTCAGGGCCGCGGTACCTTTACGATGGAGTTCTATCAGTATGAGGAGGTCCCTCCTCAGATCCAGCAGGAGCTGATCGCTCGCTACAAGAAGGAGAAGGGAGAGTCTGCCTGATTCTCTCAGCCTACAGGCAAGGTGCGCCAATGGGTGAGTAGTGAGCAAGGCGCTCTTCTCATCATCGCCTTTGTTCAAGTGCAGAGCGGGACACCGCCTTTCCAAGGCGGGCAGAGAGCTGCCACCTCTGAGGTCATAGTTGCTGGCTGACTGATTGATTGGTTGATCCGTCAGGACAGGATGGTGCCCCGCTTTCCTTTCTGTGACGGTTGAGTTTGAGTAGCTGGGCCTGTTGAAAGGAGTTGCGATGTCTGTGCAGGATGGGTCTTTCGGCTGGTTGCAGTCTCAGGTATCGGAACTGGATCGCCAGCAAGAGTATGCCCGCGCACGAGCGCTGATCGAGGAAGCACTCCCCTTTTTCCCCGAACATTGGTCTACCCTGGTATTATGGCGCGCTATCCTGACGTTGCGCCAGGGGAACCCCGAGGAGGCCCTGGCGATCCTGGAGGAGGCTGTTGGTCAGGGACTGTGGTTTGGACCAGCTCAGCTGGAGGATGCGGATCTGGCCCCTCTGCATTCGCTGCCGGCTTTCGCAGCCCTGCAAAAGATCTGTCAGGAACGCTATGCAGACGCTCTGGCCCGTTCGCATCCAGGGATTTTGGTACTGGAGCCTGACAATCTTGTTCGCCCCCCCTACCCGACACTGTTCGTGCTGCATGGCAACCAGAGCAGCCCACTGGCTGAGCTTGAGTACTGGCAGCCAATCACGGCCCATCGCTGGCAGGTGGCTCTGCCCTATTCGTCACAACTGGTCGGTTACGGCCTGGCCAGCTGGGACGACGAGGCCCGCGCCGTGGAAGAGGTCTACACTCACTGGGAGCGGCAGCAGCACTGGAAACGTATCGATCTTCAGCATGTGGTCCTGGCCGGCTTCTCGCGCGGCGCCCGCATCGCTCTGCGTCTGGCCCTGGAGGGACGCATCCCCGCCATCGGCTTCATCGCTATCTGCCCGGCCCTGGATGCCAGCCAGACCCTCCTTCCTCACGATAGCTGCCAGGTACAACTGGGCTTTGTGCTGCTCGGTGAGCATGATCAGGGCGCTCCCACTACTCTGGCCACCGTCGAGCGTCTGCGCGCAGCCGGGCTGACCTGCGAGGTGAAACAGTACCCCGGCCTGGGCCACGCCTTCCCACCGAGCTTCGCTGAAGAGCTGCCCACACTCCTGGCACGCTACGTTCCTCCGGTCCCAAGGTAGCAGCCGAGACGAGCACCGCCAGGGCTGACTGGACCTGATCAGGCAGCCGACAACGCTGAACGCAGAGCGTCAATGCGCTGGGCTGGGCGTTCGTTCATTGACCCTTTATCGACACCCGCCCTCGTTCGATCAACCCTTAACGGAATGTCATTTTTTATCTTCGAAGCAAGGCGGCAGAATGCGAGGTTTTGGCCTGAGCGGCTTTCTAGCGAAGGAGGCAGCTCTGCGGACTTGACAGCGGACACCAGGATACGTACAATTCCAGAGACAACGCACAGATCGTGTTCCTTCTTAAGGACGAGAGCAGGGGCCTGCACCAGAGCTCAGTGAGGTGGCCGTATGCCTTCCAGACCGGTTTTTTCCGCACCTTCGCTCGCAGAGGTGCTTAAGCAGCTCAGGATCTACCGGCCCAGCGGTCTGCTAACTATTCAACGAGCACGGGGAGCACCGCCCGAGGAAGTCTATATCACGGTTGAGCGGGGCCAACCAACGCTGGTTGTCTGGAACCGTCAGCAGCAGGAGGCCAGCGAGGCTGTCCTGGCCTGGCTAAATTCATGGGGTGAAATTCGTTTTACTTTTCAATCCGCCGAGCCGCTTCTGCAGCTCCCCGCCCCTGGCCAGCTGGAGCCACAGGAGGGCGCTCCCACTACTGAGGGCGCACACAGGCCAACCTGGCCACCTCTCTCGCTCCAGAGCGGACCTTTGCCCGCCGTCGGAGGTCGGAGCAGTGCCCGCCAAACGATCTCACTCCAGGGACAGCCTGGCAGTACGGCTAGCCCGTCCTCCCAGACGCGCCCGCAAAGCCCCGGTCAGGCCCACGTCCAGGCTCCGGGTCAGGCCCGGCCTCAAAACGGTCGCCTGACCCCACGCTTCGGCGACTCGCTGGTGCTGCCAGCCGTCAAGCTCGCCCAGCCGTCTGGCCCACTGCCGCCGGAAACTGTCGTACCCAGTCTGACCACTCTCGGCAAGGAATATGCCGCTACCGCCGTCCCACGCTACGACCGCATTGTCTTTCTCCTCATCAACGGTCGGCGCACGCTCGGTGACCTGGCCCAGCTGACCCGGCGCACGCCTGCCGAGGTCTACGCCTCCCTCCAGCGTTTGCAGGAACAGGGACTGATCCAGCTAACGCTTCCGCCTACAAACGGACATACTCCTTCTTCCTCTTCATCACGCTAATTCAAAAAGCTTCGATCAGGGTGACTTTGTAAGTGAGCATTACGCTGTAGGACCTGATGCACAAAAGGTACTTCACGCCTCAAAATCTCGTTCTCCTCCGCCAGACGCCGCCGCGTCGAGGTCAGTTCCAGCAGGTGCTGTTTCTGCTCATCGTGCAAATCGAGCAGATAGGCAATGAGATAGGAAAGTTCCTCGGGATCGGTCGGCAGATGCTCCTTGATCTCCTGCTGGCTGTGCGCCTCTAGCAGGATTTCCAAATAGCTGCTGAAGAGATCAAGAGCCCGCTCGACGTAGGGCCTGACCCGACTGGCTGGTTCGCGCGCATCGCGGTACAGCTCAACTACAGCTGAAAGGTAGGGCTGTTGGTGTGTAAGCTGGAGGATGCGAAAGCGCTCGGTGCCAAAGGCGATAAGATTGTAGCGCCCGTCTCCCAGGCGCTCGATCTGCTGAATCGCGGCCAGGGTTCCTACGCTGTAAGGCATTTCCTGAAGATGACGGCTCTCAGGACGCATCAGGACGATGCCAAAGGGAGACTGCTCTTCGAGGCAGCGAGCGATCATCAGGCGATAGCGCCGTTCAAAGATATGCAGCGGTACCGCTGCTGTCGGGAAGAGGACCAGCTGCAACGGGAAGAGTGGAACCTCAATGATTCTCTCCACGGGATCTTCTCCTTCGCACTCGGGCTTTTCTGCAGGATCGTAGGCGTGCTCGCTCGCTTCTGCCGACGCTCTCGTGCCCGCCTGAGTGCCCTACGCTCAGGCGTCGAAGGCAAGCCCTGAGCAAGTCGATGCCGCTCATCGACACTGCCTCCTTCTCTGAGACGAGGCCCGGCGAGATCAGGGGTCAGCCTGCTTCGCTGGCAATGGCCTCCTTCAGATCGCTTGAGCCGCATGGAGATGGGGATGGCAGTGAGCATGATCGGGCCAGTGCTGATGCTCGTGGCTATGCATGACACCCGGCGGCGGCAGCTCTTCGGGTGCGTGACTATGGGTGCCCTCGAGATGATAGGGATGATCATGCCCGTACCAGCGATGGGCTGGATTGCAATGCGCCACCAGCAGGCTCTGCCCGTGATGCCAGCGCGCGCGAAAGACATCATAGTTCTTCTTGCTTTTCGTACGTCGCTCTTCCTCTGTCAGGCTGTACCACTCGCGATGAGGATGCCTGATGAGGCGGGCCGCGACCTCGGGACAGACTACCACACGATAGCCGGCAGCTTTGAAGAAGAAGCTGTAGTGGACGTCGGCCAGGCGATAGAAACGGAATTTTTCATCGAGCCAGCCAATCTCGTTGAGCAAAGTCCGGCGAAAGGCAAACAGATATCCTTCGATGGCATCGACCTCGGGTCCACTCTCTTCGTGAAACTCGCGCAGATCCTCGGTGACCAGACCGAAGGGGCCAGTCACCCCCACCTGTGGATCGCTCAGCGTTTGCTCCAGGGGCGTCCAGATATCACCATCGATCTCAACCGAGGTGTCCAGCCAGACAAGCAATACCCCCTGGCTGGCACGCATGGCGGCATTGCGCCCCGCGGCAAAGCCCAGGTTATGGTCGGCGAAGAGGACGCGCAGGCCAATCCGCTCTCCATTGGCACCGATCAGCGCCGAGCGCCGGGCCAGTTCCCGCAGATAGGGGAGGGTCTCATCGGTTGAGCCATTCTCGATTACGACGACCTCCAGGCGGCGCCCATTGGTATGGCGACAGATACTGTTGAGGCAGCGCTCAAGGTCCGTGCGGTTATTGCGCGCCAGTAGATTGAGCGAGAAGGCATAGCGCGCCGGCTGCTGCGTCGCGTCAGGCGCATCCTGCCAGCGCGAGAGGACAGGGAACTCTTCGCCAAGGCGTCGAGGCCGGACCAGCGTCCCTTCGGGCAGATCGCTCACTTTCCAGCCTCGCTGGAGCAAGTGGAGCCGCCAGGCATCGGCCCGCTCATAGTCCTGCTGCTGGCGCAGGGCTTGCCGTTCGCGCACGATTGCCACCAGCTCTGCCGGCAAGAACTGTTGTGAGTGCTGCGGCATCCGGCGCTGACGCGGTTGCTCGCTCAGGAGATAAGACTGGAGATCGAAGCCGAGCACGCGGTCGAAGTCGAGCAGCAGCTGCAGCTTCATGGTGGCATCCAGCTCGGGAGCGCGCAGCATGGCAGAGAGCACCGCCATTGCCCGCGGAATATGAAGATCATCCTCAAGCTCACGGCGGAAGGCCAGGCGCCAGGGCTGCTCTTGATCCTCCAGCGGCCTGAGCGCGCGCTCTTGATCGGCCCGCCGCCAGAGATCATAGGCACGCTCGCGCAGACGCTCTAGAGCGATCTGGGCCGCTTCGAGAGCGCGGAAGGTGAAGTTGAGCCGGCTGCGGTAGAGGGCGGTCGTGTAGAGATAGCGCAGGGCCAGCGGATCGAAACCGCGCGCCTCAATTTCAGCGCAGGTATAGTCGTTGCTGACCGACTTGGCCATCTTCTGGCCATCAGCAAGCAGATGCTGAGCATGGACCCAGTAGTTAACAAAAGGCTGGCCACTGTAGGCTTCGCTTTGAGCGATCTCATCCTCGTGATGAGGAAAGATATTATCCACGCCACCCGTGTGGATGTCGAAGTGGGGTCCCAGATACTTCATAGACATGGCCGAGCACTCGATGTGCCAGCCAGGGAAGCCACGCCCCCACGGGCTGTCCCAGGCCATGTCACGCCCCAGCTCGGCAGGCTTCCACAACGGGAAATCCTCGGGATGGCGCCGGTCAGCGTCGCTCCCCTCGTGAATGCCAATCTGCATGTACTCCAGTAGATTGCGCGAGAGCTTGCCATAGTCGGGAAAGCGCTGGATGTCGAAATAGACGTAGCCGTGAACCTCGTAGGCAAAACCTTTGCGCAGCAGCTCCTCGATAATCTGGATCATTTCGGGAATATGCTCGCTGGCCCGAGGGAAGACATGGGCAGGCAGAATGTTGAGCCTGGCCTCGTCGCGATGAAAGGCTTCGGTATAAAAGCGCGCGATCTCAGCAGAGGTTTTTCCTTCCCTTCGGGCCTGGGCCTGAATCTTGTCCTCGCCGCGGTCCAACAGCTCATGGCGCATATGCCCGACATCAGTGATATTCTTCACATGGAAGACCTGGTAGCCGAGATACTCCAGAGTGCGACGCAGCCAGTCGGCCATCGTGAAGGTACGCAGGTTACCGATGTGGATATAGCGGTAGACGGTCGGGCCACAGGAGTACATTTTGATCTTGCCAGGCTCCAACGGTATAATTTCCTCGATGCGCCGCGTGAGTGTATTATAGATTCTCATCGCCTCGTCACGCTCCCAGCATGCATCAAACAGTACGACGATGAACGGCCCCTGATTTCCTTCCTTCCCTCCTCCTTTCCCTCTACCAGCCACTCGCTCAAATGCCCGTCTGGCTCGATTCAAGCGCTGCGTGTGCGCCGGCTAACACCGACGGCACCATCCTGTTTTTCCCCCACGGAATTATACCCCCGGCTCGGCGGCTACGACCAGGCGAGGAGACAGGGCAGTCTCGCCAGTACAGTGGCGTGTAGTCTCGCCTCTCTCCTCGCCAGCAACGCTCGTGCACAGGGAGCCCCCCGACTCAGGTTGTCATCTCTTTCACGATCTGCTGGACCCTGGCGCCAGCGGCCTTCCCTTTCAGTTCGCGAGCCGCCAGTGGCATGACCTTGCGAAAGTCGCGCCCCTGCTCCTCGATGAGACGTGTCACCACAGCGCGGATTTCCTCATCACTGAGCTGGGCCGCCTGAAGATAGGACTGCAGAATGGCCTTTTCGCGTTGGGCCTTCTCGACCAGATCACTCCGCCCCCCCTTTTCGTAGAGGGGAAGGGCCTGGTCACGCATCTTGATTTCGCGCTCTAGCACCTGGTAGCAGTCGGCTTCAGTCAGAGGCTTTCCATACTCAGGATGCTTGCGATCGGTGCGTGCAACTTCGAGGTTGTGAATGGCTCCCAGCACCATCCGGAGGGTATCAACTTTGAGCTGATCCCGCGCTCGCTGGGCTTCCTGAATATCCTTCCGCAGCTGCTTCTCGATAGGAAACTCTTCGCGCGTTTGCGCCATACTACACACTCCTCCTATACTCTCAGCAATTCTGTTAGCGATCCTCAGTATAGCCTTTGGCGCC
This genomic stretch from Thermogemmatispora onikobensis harbors:
- a CDS encoding dienelactone hydrolase family protein encodes the protein MSVQDGSFGWLQSQVSELDRQQEYARARALIEEALPFFPEHWSTLVLWRAILTLRQGNPEEALAILEEAVGQGLWFGPAQLEDADLAPLHSLPAFAALQKICQERYADALARSHPGILVLEPDNLVRPPYPTLFVLHGNQSSPLAELEYWQPITAHRWQVALPYSSQLVGYGLASWDDEARAVEEVYTHWERQQHWKRIDLQHVVLAGFSRGARIALRLALEGRIPAIGFIAICPALDASQTLLPHDSCQVQLGFVLLGEHDQGAPTTLATVERLRAAGLTCEVKQYPGLGHAFPPSFAEELPTLLARYVPPVPR
- the fusA gene encoding elongation factor G, giving the protein MKVYTAEQIRNVALISHVGAGKTSLVDAALYDSGAVTRQGKVDERTSAVDSDPEELKRGMSLHAKPVPVEWRGQKLNLIDTPGYPDFVGEVKAALRVADAALIVTTAEKGVEVGTELTWQYADERRLPRMVLVNKLDRENTSFEQTLEALRARFGLKVVPLQIPIGSQSNFKGVVDLVSRRGFTFEGGNKVQEVTIPPDLQDQVTAFREQLIESAVENDEALMDKFLEGEELSEEELRTLVRQGTVSGELVPVVCASALRNIGVQTALDALLDYLPSAAEALPEEVRALGETPALFIFKTAAAQVGTISLFRVYSGTLKADSHVFNVQTHAEERIGQLIIPRGKAQESTTEIAAGDIGGVAKLTNTHTGDTLVGSKEITTALEPIQFPEPCFTVAVFPKSKADLDKMSNALTRLVEEDHTLRVTRDPETGETRISGMGETHIQVAVDMIKRRFGIDLEVRDIHIAYRETIRRKARANGRHKRQTGGHGQFGDVWLEIEPLPIGGPDTFIFEDRIVGGVVPSQFIPGVEKGVRESLKRGFISGNPMVYVKVALVDGKYHPVDSSAQSFEIAASICMQEAVPQASPTILEPVMNVTVIVPELMMGDVMSDINTKRGRVLGMERLGNGMQKIIAQVPQAEMLHYATDLRSLTQGRGTFTMEFYQYEEVPPQIQQELIARYKKEKGESA
- the glyA gene encoding serine hydroxymethyltransferase; the protein is MTVDISDIEAILAKQEHWRQRECINLIASENTPSSAVRRVQNSDFMGRYAEGHPNEGERINRYYQGTRYIDEIERMARDEICDLFGAKQADVRPISGNAANTAIALGFLRGGDTIVVNSTDAGGHISHGAVGVFGRRIQARGQSLKVGGSQAINLHYLPLTEDRYHVDAQKTLELIDRVKPQIVVMGKSLFLFPEPVAEVAAFCKTRDIPVLYDGAHVLGLIAGGQFQSPLQEGATWMTGSTHKTFPGPQRGVILGNMDEETAKKYWPPADRGVFPGSSSNHHLFSLPALLVATREMKRYGREYAAQIVRNAQALGQALDELGTPVEAREFGYTRSHMIAVNVAAWGGGVEVARRLEANDLIVNYNMLPGDADPRNPSGLRIGVQEMTRFGMDERAMGELAQLIHDAIRGKQVREAVHQLRARYLEMHYV
- a CDS encoding LON peptidase substrate-binding domain-containing protein, with the translated sequence MERIIEVPLFPLQLVLFPTAAVPLHIFERRYRLMIARCLEEQSPFGIVLMRPESRHLQEMPYSVGTLAAIQQIERLGDGRYNLIAFGTERFRILQLTHQQPYLSAVVELYRDAREPASRVRPYVERALDLFSSYLEILLEAHSQQEIKEHLPTDPEELSYLIAYLLDLHDEQKQHLLELTSTRRRLAEENEILRREVPFVHQVLQRNAHLQSHPDRSFLN
- the ligA gene encoding NAD-dependent DNA ligase LigA is translated as MADQIEQQNGPTGVEPSQEASSRAHESEKLAARVAELRRRIEEANYQYYVLDNPTLTDAEYDQLMQELRRIEEEHPELQTPDSPTQRVGAAPLPEVRQHRHPVPMLSLANARSEEELLAWHRRAQNILPHATFEYVCELKIDGLAMALTYEQGRLTVGATRGDGLVGEDWTPNVRTIRSIPQRLRDTNPPPRVEVRGEIYMTIESFEKLNASLTREKLFANPRNAAAGSLRQKDPRITAERNLDFFGYQIGYIEGRNLSTHWEALQLITEWGFPVNPHNRRARDLDEVLQYCREWEQKRFELPYEIDGVVIKINDLAQQQELGYVGREPRWAIAFKYPPIQVATRLLDIRINIGRTGSVNPWAVLEPINIRGVTVSRATLHNEQDILRKDLRIGDWVIVQRAGEVIPQVVKPIVERRTGEERPYTPIERCPVCETPIMRLPDEAIAYCPNTDCPARLLESVIHFASKGAMDLETIGEKQCEQLVKAGYIQTVADFYDLTREQLLKLEGVKEKSADNMLKAIEASKKRPFWRLLFGLNIRYIGEKTAQLIAEHFGSMDRLLTASEEEIMAIPGVGPKSAHSLYTWLQQEKNRQLIERLRQAGVNMASEERPGGPLAGQSFLFTGKLSHLTRPQAEEAVRQLGGTVASGVTRSLTHLVVGEDPGSKLEKAQRAGAQIHDEQWFLDLLRQHGLQV